The stretch of DNA GCATCCGGAGCGCGCTGGACGACCGGCTCACGGACCGCCAGCAGGAGGTCCTGCGGACGGCGTACCTGAGCGGCTTCTTCGATTGGCCCCGCGAGACGACCGGCGAGGAGGTCGCCGAGATGCTCGACATCACGCAGCCGACGGTGAACCGCCACCTCCGCGTCGGCGAGCGGAAACTGCTCGATCTGATCCTCGACGAGTGACGGTGACGACTGTCCCGGGGGGCCGCTCTCGGGCAGTCGGTGCGGCTCGGCCACGCGGTAGCCGACACGGGACGGACTGCGATCGTCCGTCGAATCCCCGGTGACCGGCGGCGTCGGTGGCGATCTGGACCCGGTCACGATATGACTAGTGAGTCGGGCCGCCGGCCGTCGACCAGTATAGGCAGAATCAGCATCGCGGCGCGGGCCGTCGACCCAGTCGTCGACAGATGCCACGGAACCACCACGTCTATCCGACCGACGCCGCGGGCCCGCTCAGTCAGACCATCGTCTACGCCGCCGCCGACGCGACGGGGGTCGATCCGACGGAGTTCGACGAGACACTGGCCGACTGTCTCGACCCCGACGCACTCGACCGGGTGTTCGAGAGCGGCGGGCCGGGGACCACCGTCTCGTTCACGTTCGCGGACTGCCGGGTCGTCGTCGAGGACGGAGTGGTGACCGTCACTCCCGTCTCGGACGACCGGAACCCCGGGCGAGCGAGCGCGTAAGCCGTCCTTTCTCCGGCGTGTCGCGGTCTGGTGACCACTCCTCACCGGCGTCCGTCTCCCGGCGAAGGAGCTGCTTATCGAGGGTAGCCGCTCCCTTCCCGGCCGTTCAGCCGACGGGACCGACTGGTACATATCGGGTGTGTACCGGGCGTCGAAAACGACCGTCTCGACCACCAACCCGTCAGAACGCTTTATTGAGTAAGTTCCAGATACCGGAGTGTGATGCACGCACTCGGGGACGCGGCTTGGGGAAGCCGCGATGGACACGGGAGAGACGGCAGCGAAACAGCCGACGAACACCGGGGCGACGGACTCCTATGAGCGCCGGAACCGAGAGCACCGGGGTGGAGAGTCCCGAGGTCGAGCCGACCGAGTTCGTCGAACAGATCCGTAGGGTGACGTTACCGGACCGGATCGAACGCCTGGCCGACGAGTACGATCGGCTGTGTGGCGACCGGGACCGGTTCCTCTGGCGGTGGATCTACTCGCTGTTTCCGGAGTTCACCCTCACCTCGGTCCCCGACGAGCACGCGGCCCACGTCCGAGAGCAGAAGACGGTGCTGACGATGTACGTCACGGCGCTGGACGACCTCGTCGAACACCACGGCGACCGGGAGACCTTCGAGGCCGCACGACGGCTGGTCCGGGAGCCCGGTGCAGTCGATCCCGGGGCCGCCGTCGACGACGACTACTTCGCGTTCGTCGAACGGGCGTGGCGCTCGTTCGTCGACGGCCTCGCCGACGCGCCGCGGTTCGAGGAGTTCGTCGACGTGTTCCAGTACGACTGCCGGCAGACGCTGAACGCGATGGACTACAGCGCCGTCGTCAACGAGAACCCCCGCATCGCCAACCTCGGCGGGGCCGAACACTACGACACCCACAATATGGTGATGTTCCCGTACGCGGACGTGGACCTGATGTACTCACCGGGGTTCGACATCGCCGACTTCGGGACGCTCCGGGACCTGCTGTGGGACCTCCAGGAGATGGCCCGCATCGGGAACTGGCTCACCACCTGGGAACGGGAGGTCGCGGAGGGCGACTACACCGCCGGGATCGTCGTCCTGGCACTGCAGGAGGGCGTCGTCTCCCCCGACGAACTCGAAGGGGCCGAGGCGGACGGCGAGGTGGTCGGACGCATCAAGGCCGCCGACCTCGAACGGCGGTTCCGCGACCGCTGGGCCGAGCGGTACCGCTCCGTCCGGGACCGTGAGTTCGACACGGACAGCGTCGATCTGGACGCGCTGGTCGCGGGGATGGAGACGGTGTTCCAGTACCACGTGGCGAGCCGCGGCCACAAGTGACGGGCGCGCGATCGGCCGCTTAACGACCGCTCCGCGACGTATCGGCCGGCCGATCACCGGCCCGGCGCGTCCGGTCGCTATCTGTATAGCGTCTCAACTCAGGGGGAACTATCAGTGTAGTCAGAAGGGGCTTTGCGTCGGGACGGTATGGCCCGATAAGGGAGACCATTAATGCCAGCAACGGAGCGCGTATACACGACATCTCCGTCCGAACCGCTCAGTCAGACAGTCGTCTACGCCGTCGCGGACACGAGAGGCGTCGAGCCGACGGCCCTCGACGAGACGCTGTACGACTGTATCGACCCCGACGCGCTCGACACGCTGTTCGAGTCGACCGACCGCGTCCACGACGGTCGACTGACCTTCACCATGTGTGACTGTCGGGTCGAGGTCGACGGCAGTACCGGCACGGTCGTCGTGACCGACTGCCGCGACGAACCGATCACCGCCGAAATCACGGCCTGATTCTCCGGTACTCGACTGGCGTTTCCGATACTATCGGTTATGACGATGAAACGATCCTGCCGATCATACGGTCACAACATCCATCTGCTGGGGTAGGAATAACTCCCGGCTGACGGATGACGTTCAGTACGGTTCGCGCGTCGCTGACCGATCGGCCGGCTCATTCTGGCACTCGACGTACCGTTCAACCACGTTCTCCGCCCACTGACTACGGAACTGCGGCATAAACTCGCTACCGTCTTGATGACGGCGATCGACACGCTCCCAGGCATTTTCTGCCGCCGCCTGGACCGTTTCGGGCGAGAGAGACCTGAGTATCGATTCGGCCGCATCGCGCGCTTCGTCCCGGTTCCGATCGGGTTCACGTTCCAGTAACTCGTCTTCGATGGCACGCAACAAGCTCTCACAGCTCTCGAAATCGATGGTCTCCGCTGCGTGTCGGCTGCTGAAACGGGACTCTATACCGTCAGCTGAACGGCCCCGCGCGAGCCAGTCCATATCCGACGGGTCAGTCAGGTCAAGCCCCATATCCGTATGTATCAATCATCTCTCACACAATATAAAATCTTGGTGCACGCTTACTGTTCGGTACAAAGCCTCCGAAGATGTGAATCGAGTTCGTTAAGGGTTGAGACATCCGAGACTCCGATAATATCTCTGTATCTGTCGAACCAGTTCCAAACTCTCGATCGGGCTTCCGGGTTAGCTATCGTGGCCCCACTCTTAGCAGTGGTCGCGAGTAGCGTTGCAATTTCG from Haloarcula litorea encodes:
- a CDS encoding HalOD1 output domain-containing protein, translating into MPATERVYTTSPSEPLSQTVVYAVADTRGVEPTALDETLYDCIDPDALDTLFESTDRVHDGRLTFTMCDCRVEVDGSTGTVVVTDCRDEPITAEITA
- a CDS encoding HalOD1 output domain-containing protein — protein: MPRNHHVYPTDAAGPLSQTIVYAAADATGVDPTEFDETLADCLDPDALDRVFESGGPGTTVSFTFADCRVVVEDGVVTVTPVSDDRNPGRASA